One Halobaculum sp. CBA1158 DNA segment encodes these proteins:
- a CDS encoding universal stress protein gives MPDIDTIVVATDGSDSVRRAVDAALDLAGRFDAAVHALYVVDSGEVDSSPEAVREEMRHALQERGGEAIVEVQKRADRDVTAVVREGRPANEIADYAREIDADLVASGTRGRHGENRFLIGSVAERVVRTCPVPVLTVRQLEGENGDAGGYDSAPV, from the coding sequence ATGCCCGACATCGACACCATCGTCGTGGCGACCGACGGCTCCGACAGCGTGCGCCGCGCGGTCGACGCCGCGCTGGACCTGGCCGGTCGCTTCGACGCGGCCGTCCACGCGCTGTACGTCGTCGACAGCGGCGAGGTCGACTCCTCGCCGGAGGCGGTGCGCGAGGAGATGCGCCACGCGCTTCAAGAGCGCGGCGGCGAGGCGATCGTCGAGGTGCAGAAGCGCGCCGACCGCGACGTGACTGCCGTCGTCCGCGAGGGCCGCCCGGCCAACGAGATCGCCGACTACGCCCGCGAGATCGACGCCGACCTCGTCGCCTCCGGCACCCGCGGCCGCCACGGCGAGAACCGGTTCCTCATCGGCTCGGTCGCCGAGCGCGTCGTCCGGACCTGTCCCGTTCCGGTGCTCACCGTCCGCCAGTTGGAGGGCGAGAACGGCGACGCCGGCGGCTACGACAGCGCACCCGTCTGA
- a CDS encoding alpha/beta hydrolase, translated as MTTPPAGPLGERADRGERAGRPDRTDRNDRGDAEATTAPVSAERRVAYTEYGSPDGAPVVFLHGTPGSRLLGGLFDSVAADAGVRLLAPDRPGYGRSPPWTGRSVSDGARIVAAVLDDAGVAEADLLAFSGGAPSAFATAATRPDRVGRVEVVAGAPPPGIVDHRPAVQAVLGGLATTTPTLLRGLLGGQAWLARRLDPSFVVGQYTTGDPAEAVPERTAAIVREDFLEAFSRSRRGAVTEFRHAADGWDVDPEAVHAEVRLWHGSDDANVPIDGARRLASTLPAARLRVIDGADHLQTLLRAAPAVLRGES; from the coding sequence ATGACGACACCGCCGGCGGGTCCCCTCGGCGAGCGAGCCGATCGAGGCGAGCGAGCGGGACGGCCCGACCGAACCGATCGGAACGATCGAGGCGACGCCGAGGCGACGACCGCCCCGGTTTCGGCCGAACGACGGGTGGCGTACACCGAGTACGGATCGCCCGACGGCGCGCCCGTCGTGTTCCTCCACGGGACGCCGGGATCGCGCCTGCTCGGCGGACTGTTCGATTCGGTCGCCGCGGACGCCGGAGTTCGACTGCTCGCGCCCGATCGCCCGGGATACGGCAGGTCGCCGCCGTGGACCGGCCGGTCGGTTTCCGACGGCGCTCGGATCGTCGCCGCGGTCCTCGACGACGCCGGCGTCGCCGAGGCCGACCTCCTGGCGTTCTCCGGGGGCGCGCCGTCCGCGTTCGCGACAGCGGCGACGCGCCCGGACCGCGTCGGCCGGGTGGAGGTGGTCGCCGGCGCGCCGCCGCCCGGGATCGTCGACCACCGCCCGGCGGTACAGGCGGTCCTCGGCGGACTGGCGACGACGACGCCCACGCTTCTCCGGGGTCTCCTCGGCGGCCAGGCGTGGCTCGCGCGACGCCTCGATCCGTCGTTCGTCGTGGGGCAGTACACGACCGGCGATCCGGCGGAGGCCGTCCCCGAACGGACCGCGGCGATCGTTCGCGAGGACTTCCTCGAGGCGTTCTCGCGCTCCCGTCGCGGTGCGGTCACGGAGTTTCGCCACGCGGCGGACGGCTGGGACGTCGATCCCGAGGCGGTTCACGCCGAGGTCCGACTGTGGCACGGCAGCGACGACGCGAACGTCCCGATCGACGGGGCTCGTCGCCTCGCGTCGACGCTCCCGGCCGCCCGGCTCCGGGTGATCGACGGTGCTGATCACCTCCAGACGCTGCTTCGGGCCGCGCCGGCGGTCCTGAGGGGCGAGTCGTGA
- a CDS encoding MoxR family ATPase: protein MSDPAAVYEAIREAADEVLVGNERVLERLTVSALTGGHVLLEGVPGVAKTTIANVFARATGLEFTRVQMTPDILPADITGTKVYRESTGEFELQRGPVFANVVVADEINRATPKTQSALLEAMEERTVTIGGETLSLPRPFMVIATQNPIEMEGTFELPEAQRDRFQLKLVVDLPDRDVERELIDRFDAEPNLGPDAVSQVVTEADLSAAIDAVADVHVASAVAEYVLDVIAATRDDPSLEHGASPRGTLALLHTAKARAAIRGRSYVIPDDVKALAEPVLAHRVVVNTDAELAGESPREIVERTVESVEPPEARAVEADGEIE, encoded by the coding sequence ATGAGTGATCCGGCGGCGGTGTACGAGGCGATCCGGGAGGCGGCCGACGAGGTGCTCGTCGGCAACGAGCGCGTCCTCGAACGGCTCACCGTGAGCGCGCTGACCGGCGGACACGTCCTGCTCGAGGGGGTTCCCGGCGTCGCGAAGACGACGATCGCGAACGTCTTCGCCCGCGCCACCGGCCTCGAGTTCACCCGGGTCCAGATGACCCCGGATATCCTCCCCGCCGACATCACCGGTACGAAGGTGTACCGGGAGTCCACCGGCGAGTTCGAACTCCAGCGCGGCCCCGTGTTCGCGAACGTCGTCGTCGCCGACGAGATCAACCGGGCGACGCCCAAGACCCAGTCGGCGCTGCTTGAGGCGATGGAGGAGCGGACGGTGACGATCGGCGGGGAGACGCTGTCGCTGCCGCGGCCGTTCATGGTGATCGCCACGCAGAACCCCATCGAGATGGAGGGGACGTTCGAACTCCCCGAGGCGCAGCGGGACCGCTTCCAGCTCAAGCTCGTCGTCGATCTGCCCGACCGCGACGTCGAGCGCGAACTGATCGACCGCTTCGACGCCGAACCGAACCTCGGCCCCGACGCCGTCTCGCAGGTGGTGACCGAGGCGGACCTGTCCGCGGCGATCGACGCCGTCGCCGACGTGCACGTCGCGAGCGCGGTCGCGGAGTACGTCCTCGACGTGATCGCGGCGACCCGCGACGACCCCTCGCTGGAACACGGGGCCTCCCCCCGAGGAACTCTCGCGCTGTTGCACACCGCCAAGGCGAGGGCGGCGATCCGCGGGCGGTCGTACGTCATCCCCGACGACGTGAAGGCGCTCGCCGAGCCGGTGTTGGCACACCGGGTGGTGGTGAACACCGACGCCGAACTGGCCGGGGAGTCGCCCCGCGAGATCGTCGAGCGAACCGTCGAGTCGGTCGAGCCGCCGGAAGCGCGGGCGGTGGAGGCGGACGGCGAGATCGAATGA
- a CDS encoding response regulator, translating to MNSAGDQIAVLYVDDEPELRDLFRQGLERQSDRIAVDTADSPSAALERFHEGGIDCVVSDYSMPGGTGVELLRSVRETDPELPFIMFAETGSEHVASEAISAGVTDYVIEKAVGAQHELLARKISTYVDRQRAERRAERVNDRLHELAGVANDALWVFSADWSELLFINEAHERLFGQPTEELYAEPDSFLDRVHPDDVDRVRAAMERATAGHSQSVEYRVRPSESVELWVESQCEPVVDEEGTVERMTGFTRDITNRKTRERELATTNEQLDRFTSTVAHDLRNPVNIADGHLGLAREEFDSPHLDASARAIERMDELLSDLLSLARTGEAVNEAQSVALEEVIESAEHNVAMGDARLAVESSEPIECDPVRLKEAIENLLRNAIEHNETTVRLTAGVLPGGDGFYVEDDGQGIPEEQRGEVFDDGYTTIEKGTGFGLSIVTRIVDAHGWDIEATESVDGGARFEVTGVECGGTVEGSAD from the coding sequence ATGAATTCGGCCGGTGATCAGATCGCCGTCCTCTACGTCGACGACGAGCCGGAGCTACGCGATCTGTTCCGACAGGGACTGGAGCGGCAGTCGGACCGGATCGCCGTCGACACGGCGGACTCGCCGTCGGCGGCGCTGGAACGGTTCCACGAGGGCGGGATCGACTGCGTCGTGAGCGACTACTCGATGCCCGGGGGGACCGGCGTCGAACTGCTCCGATCGGTTCGTGAGACCGACCCGGAGCTCCCGTTCATCATGTTCGCCGAGACGGGCAGCGAGCACGTCGCCAGCGAGGCGATCTCGGCGGGCGTCACCGACTACGTCATCGAGAAGGCCGTCGGTGCGCAACACGAACTGCTGGCGCGGAAGATATCCACGTACGTCGACCGGCAGCGTGCCGAGCGCCGCGCCGAGCGGGTCAACGACCGACTCCACGAGCTGGCGGGAGTCGCCAACGACGCGCTCTGGGTGTTCTCGGCCGACTGGTCGGAGCTGTTGTTCATCAACGAGGCCCACGAGCGGCTGTTCGGCCAGCCCACCGAGGAGCTGTACGCGGAGCCGGACTCCTTCCTGGATCGGGTTCATCCGGACGACGTGGACCGGGTCCGGGCGGCGATGGAGCGGGCCACGGCGGGACACTCACAGAGCGTCGAGTACCGCGTCCGGCCGTCGGAGTCGGTCGAGCTGTGGGTGGAGTCCCAGTGTGAACCCGTCGTCGACGAGGAGGGGACGGTCGAGCGAATGACGGGATTCACCCGCGACATCACGAACCGGAAGACGCGCGAGCGCGAACTGGCGACCACGAACGAGCAGTTGGACCGCTTCACCTCGACGGTCGCCCACGACCTTCGCAACCCGGTCAACATCGCCGACGGCCATCTCGGTCTGGCTCGAGAGGAGTTCGACAGCCCCCACCTGGACGCCAGCGCCCGGGCGATCGAGCGGATGGACGAACTCCTGTCGGACCTCCTGTCGCTCGCACGCACGGGCGAGGCGGTCAACGAGGCCCAGTCCGTCGCGCTCGAGGAGGTGATCGAGTCGGCCGAGCACAACGTCGCCATGGGGGACGCACGTCTGGCGGTCGAGTCGAGCGAGCCGATCGAGTGCGATCCCGTCCGGCTCAAGGAAGCGATCGAGAACCTCCTGCGCAACGCCATCGAACACAACGAGACGACGGTCCGGCTGACCGCGGGCGTCCTCCCGGGCGGCGACGGATTCTACGTCGAGGACGACGGACAGGGGATCCCGGAGGAACAGCGCGGGGAGGTGTTCGACGACGGCTACACCACCATCGAGAAGGGGACGGGGTTCGGGCTGTCGATCGTCACGCGGATCGTCGACGCGCACGGTTGGGACATCGAAGCCACCGAGAGCGTCGACGGCGGCGCGCGCTTCGAGGTCACCGGGGTCGAGTGCGGCGGGACGGTCGAGGGCTCCGCGGACTGA
- a CDS encoding 30S ribosomal protein S6e: MAEFKIVVGDDTGDTRQFDVDGQDANRFLGKELGEAVDGAAVDIDGVDLTLTGGSDKAGRPMREDVPGSELKELLLEGGVGYKPSRDGERKRVTVRGRQVSEETVQINARVEGSIAEALGEETEDEEAADAEADDAEADGDESDDDEE; encoded by the coding sequence ATGGCCGAATTCAAGATCGTCGTCGGCGACGACACCGGCGACACGCGGCAGTTCGACGTGGACGGACAGGACGCCAACCGATTCCTCGGGAAGGAACTCGGCGAGGCCGTCGACGGGGCCGCCGTCGACATCGACGGCGTCGACCTGACGCTGACGGGCGGCTCCGACAAGGCCGGCCGCCCGATGCGCGAGGACGTCCCCGGCAGCGAACTGAAGGAGCTCCTCCTCGAGGGCGGCGTCGGCTACAAGCCCTCCCGCGACGGCGAGCGCAAGCGCGTCACCGTCCGCGGCCGCCAGGTGTCCGAGGAGACCGTCCAGATCAACGCCCGCGTCGAGGGCTCCATCGCCGAGGCGCTCGGCGAGGAGACCGAGGACGAGGAAGCGGCCGACGCGGAGGCTGACGACGCCGAGGCCGACGGCGACGAGTCGGACGACGACGAGGAGTAA
- a CDS encoding phosphohydrolase, producing the protein MDDELIESDTLPLERKSRLPGTGFFYPDSLDEDRAEERAREAIEGAEAVVITDSDADGLGCVALIRQAYDAALAPDPFEARRRARLDGTYEEEYGEEGDGDDDGDDLPESPVALLPSGPHSFEEDLGYAAEYLEEGADVFVCDICPDEFQYIAEDLRAVVRRAESVRWFDHHQWGEELAASVRELGIDLVVGESDEECSTDVTLRSLGHDFDERFAELAAVTRDHDLWLKEDERSQDLADFAYWTGGEEYAAVVGAYGVDLPPVAMEYVEQRRVEKQRLIEKAVGRAVEHEVGDWSVGVTYGRCSQNEVADALREQGMDAAVIVKPSGSASIRGSEEFERCHEVAGRVNGGGHPKAAGCMPDIYDDMLDFAHHWSSEGATAKRVILRAFEAVASEAAAEDAADAAE; encoded by the coding sequence ATGGACGACGAACTCATCGAGAGCGACACCCTTCCCCTGGAGCGCAAGTCGCGCCTCCCCGGGACGGGCTTCTTCTACCCGGACTCGCTGGACGAGGACCGCGCCGAGGAGCGCGCTCGCGAGGCCATCGAGGGCGCGGAGGCGGTCGTCATCACCGACTCCGACGCCGACGGCCTCGGCTGCGTGGCGCTGATCCGCCAGGCGTACGACGCCGCGCTCGCCCCCGACCCGTTCGAGGCGCGTCGGCGCGCGAGACTCGACGGGACCTACGAGGAGGAGTACGGCGAGGAGGGCGACGGTGACGACGACGGCGACGACCTCCCGGAGTCGCCGGTCGCGCTGTTGCCCTCGGGACCGCACTCCTTCGAGGAGGACCTCGGATACGCCGCCGAGTACCTGGAGGAGGGAGCGGACGTGTTCGTCTGCGACATCTGCCCCGACGAGTTCCAGTACATCGCCGAGGACCTGCGCGCGGTCGTCCGCCGCGCCGAGTCGGTCCGCTGGTTCGACCACCACCAGTGGGGCGAGGAGCTGGCGGCGTCGGTCCGCGAGCTCGGCATCGACCTCGTCGTCGGCGAGAGCGACGAGGAGTGCTCGACGGACGTGACCCTCCGCTCGCTGGGACACGACTTCGACGAGCGCTTCGCCGAGCTCGCGGCGGTCACCCGCGACCACGACCTCTGGCTGAAGGAGGACGAGCGCTCCCAGGACCTCGCCGACTTCGCCTACTGGACCGGCGGCGAGGAGTACGCCGCGGTCGTCGGCGCGTACGGCGTCGACCTGCCGCCGGTCGCGATGGAGTACGTCGAACAGCGCCGCGTGGAAAAGCAGCGCCTGATCGAGAAGGCGGTCGGCCGCGCGGTCGAACACGAGGTCGGCGACTGGTCGGTCGGCGTCACCTACGGCCGGTGCTCGCAGAACGAGGTCGCCGACGCCCTCCGCGAGCAGGGGATGGACGCCGCGGTGATCGTCAAGCCCTCCGGCTCGGCGTCGATCCGCGGCTCCGAGGAGTTCGAGCGCTGTCACGAGGTCGCCGGTCGAGTGAACGGCGGCGGCCACCCGAAGGCCGCCGGCTGCATGCCGGACATCTACGACGACATGCTCGATTTCGCCCACCACTGGAGCAGCGAGGGCGCGACGGCCAAGCGCGTCATCCTCCGGGCGTTCGAGGCCGTCGCCAGCGAGGCGGCCGCCGAGGACGCGGCCGACGCCGCCGAGTAG
- a CDS encoding helix-turn-helix domain-containing protein yields the protein MKRVQISTTYPDRLIHPLHRRVIEGEALTRAELLTWSPTADATTLFWCDGELAATERAVDAVESVVDSRLVADGDGTYAFLRQDDYEFASSILEAVSDARVAFLPPVVFRETGDVRFEAVGEPAALSDFHGELSELGEAAIERVHAFERSRSPSRLTDRQRAALEAAAATGYYEIPREGTVADVAEALECSTSTAGELLRKAEGAVIRAFLASE from the coding sequence ATGAAACGCGTCCAGATCTCGACGACGTATCCGGACCGCCTCATCCACCCGCTTCACCGGCGGGTCATCGAGGGGGAGGCCCTGACTCGGGCGGAACTGCTGACGTGGAGCCCCACGGCGGACGCGACGACGCTGTTCTGGTGTGACGGGGAACTCGCGGCGACCGAGCGGGCCGTCGACGCCGTCGAATCGGTGGTGGACAGCAGACTCGTCGCTGACGGCGACGGGACCTACGCGTTCCTCAGACAGGACGACTACGAGTTCGCGTCGTCGATCCTGGAGGCGGTCTCGGACGCGCGGGTGGCGTTTCTCCCGCCGGTCGTCTTCCGCGAGACGGGCGACGTTCGGTTCGAGGCGGTCGGAGAGCCGGCGGCGCTCAGCGACTTCCACGGGGAGCTGTCCGAGTTGGGCGAGGCCGCCATCGAGCGGGTCCACGCGTTCGAGCGGAGCCGCTCGCCCTCGCGGCTCACCGACCGACAGCGGGCCGCGCTGGAGGCAGCCGCCGCGACCGGCTACTACGAGATACCAAGGGAAGGCACGGTCGCGGACGTGGCGGAGGCCCTCGAATGTTCGACGAGCACGGCCGGGGAGTTGCTCCGGAAGGCGGAGGGCGCTGTGATCCGAGCGTTCCTCGCGTCCGAGTGA
- a CDS encoding metal-dependent hydrolase, producing the protein MLPWGHAALGYLLYSAWRHLRTGRPPGGWAVVGLAVGTQFPDLIDKPLAWTVPVLPSGRSLAHSLVVIVPVTVAVAAAVVLIRRARRDGAPDGHTADAPATPAVAAAGGFAFGWYAHLLGDAYRVVLPGEACVSYLLWPVAPVCGYAESDASILGFFLELTPTPAIVAGLALTAVAVGVWCRDGTPGLAAVRAVAGGVAGAVAERVGNGRP; encoded by the coding sequence ATGCTTCCGTGGGGACACGCCGCGCTCGGCTACCTTCTGTATTCGGCGTGGCGGCACCTCCGGACCGGACGGCCGCCCGGCGGGTGGGCCGTCGTCGGGCTGGCCGTCGGGACGCAGTTCCCCGACCTGATCGACAAGCCGCTGGCGTGGACCGTGCCCGTGCTCCCGTCGGGACGGAGCCTGGCGCACTCGCTCGTGGTGATCGTTCCGGTCACGGTCGCCGTCGCCGCCGCGGTGGTCCTCATCCGTCGCGCACGCCGGGACGGAGCCCCGGACGGCCACACAGCGGACGCGCCGGCGACGCCCGCGGTCGCGGCCGCCGGCGGGTTCGCCTTCGGGTGGTACGCGCACCTCCTGGGCGACGCCTACCGGGTCGTGCTCCCGGGCGAGGCGTGCGTCTCGTACCTCCTGTGGCCGGTCGCGCCCGTCTGCGGCTACGCCGAGAGCGACGCCTCCATCCTCGGCTTCTTCCTCGAACTCACGCCGACTCCGGCGATCGTCGCCGGCCTCGCGCTCACAGCGGTCGCCGTCGGCGTCTGGTGTCGCGACGGGACGCCGGGACTGGCAGCGGTGCGCGCGGTCGCCGGCGGCGTCGCCGGCGCGGTCGCAGAGCGCGTCGGGAACGGGAGACCGTAG
- a CDS encoding DUF4350 domain-containing protein, which produces MADDWRDPRGWSGPRWLLVGLIAALLLAGAVGASTSPADFGVYDADWDGAADLRGVAEAAGADVSIATETTAYADADPNGTIAVVLAPDRPYDATDRRRVGRFVERGGTLLVAADFGGHGNDVAAAAGASARFDGRPLRDERNYHRAPALPIASNVTDAPETEGVDRLTLNHGTAVVVDDSREETAVLVRSSRFSYLDADGDGELDDDESLERRPVLVRQRVGAGTVYVLSDPSVFLNAMLERPGNERLAANLFGAHERAILDLSHRSDRPPAVVALATLRATPWLQSLVALVGVAGILRWRTLRRWTTGLVRRGIAAGDGDGETADAVGDGTGTAAVGDDERAADREALVALLERRHPDWDRRRIRRVIGGVLPRGPQSRDDE; this is translated from the coding sequence GTGGCTGACGACTGGCGCGACCCCCGGGGCTGGTCCGGCCCGCGGTGGCTCCTCGTCGGACTGATCGCGGCGCTGCTGCTGGCCGGGGCCGTCGGCGCGAGCACGTCGCCGGCCGACTTCGGCGTGTACGACGCCGACTGGGACGGCGCGGCCGACCTCCGCGGCGTCGCCGAGGCCGCCGGCGCGGACGTGTCGATCGCGACCGAGACGACCGCCTACGCCGACGCCGACCCGAACGGCACCATCGCCGTCGTGCTCGCGCCGGACCGCCCGTACGACGCGACCGACCGCCGGCGGGTCGGACGGTTCGTCGAGCGCGGCGGCACCCTCCTCGTCGCGGCGGACTTCGGCGGTCACGGAAACGACGTCGCCGCCGCCGCCGGCGCGAGCGCCCGGTTCGACGGCCGGCCGTTGCGCGACGAGCGGAACTACCACCGCGCACCGGCGCTTCCGATCGCGAGTAACGTCACCGACGCGCCCGAGACGGAGGGCGTCGACAGACTCACTCTCAACCACGGTACTGCGGTCGTGGTCGACGACTCCCGCGAGGAAACCGCCGTCCTGGTTCGCTCGTCGCGCTTCTCGTATCTCGACGCCGACGGCGACGGCGAACTCGACGACGACGAGTCGCTGGAGCGACGGCCGGTGCTCGTGCGCCAGCGCGTCGGTGCGGGGACGGTGTACGTCCTCTCGGACCCGAGCGTGTTCCTCAACGCGATGCTGGAGCGCCCCGGCAACGAACGCCTCGCCGCGAACCTGTTCGGCGCTCACGAGCGAGCCATCCTCGACCTCTCACACCGGTCCGATCGCCCGCCGGCCGTGGTCGCGCTGGCGACGCTGCGCGCGACGCCGTGGCTCCAGTCTCTGGTCGCGCTGGTCGGCGTCGCCGGGATCCTCCGATGGCGGACGCTCAGGCGGTGGACGACGGGACTCGTCCGCCGAGGCATCGCCGCCGGCGACGGCGACGGGGAGACCGCTGACGCCGTCGGCGACGGAACCGGAACCGCGGCTGTCGGCGACGACGAGCGGGCGGCCGACCGGGAGGCGCTCGTGGCGCTGTTGGAGCGTCGCCACCCCGACTGGGACCGTCGGCGGATCCGGCGCGTGATAGGAGGCGTTTTGCCGCGCGGACCGCAATCGCGTGACGATGAGTGA
- a CDS encoding DUF5807 family protein yields the protein MTDDAADPGTVDDAGEKLAEFLAGERLDDVAIYLTHDHLDEQGKIANMGEAVDGGVVLVVPGDDGRQAFAAGTGMDPMQFAKGAMDRNGVIHPDLGGGECPDAAADPEADHRAEFLFAFGEERNEGVGGLYAEGDVMHAYAHCRCGTDYSHKWVMGEYSEDAVVEE from the coding sequence ATGACCGACGACGCCGCCGATCCCGGCACCGTTGACGACGCAGGCGAGAAGCTCGCGGAGTTCCTCGCGGGCGAGCGCCTGGACGACGTGGCCATCTACCTCACCCACGACCACCTCGACGAACAGGGGAAGATCGCGAACATGGGCGAGGCCGTCGACGGCGGCGTCGTCCTCGTCGTCCCCGGCGACGACGGCCGGCAGGCGTTCGCCGCCGGCACCGGGATGGACCCGATGCAGTTCGCGAAGGGAGCGATGGACCGCAACGGCGTGATCCACCCCGACCTGGGCGGCGGCGAGTGTCCCGACGCGGCTGCGGACCCCGAGGCGGACCACCGCGCGGAGTTCCTCTTCGCGTTCGGCGAGGAGCGGAACGAGGGCGTCGGCGGCCTCTACGCCGAGGGCGACGTGATGCACGCGTACGCCCACTGTCGCTGCGGCACCGACTACTCCCACAAGTGGGTCATGGGCGAGTACAGCGAGGACGCCGTCGTCGAGGAGTAG